The following are encoded together in the Mesoplodon densirostris isolate mMesDen1 chromosome 2, mMesDen1 primary haplotype, whole genome shotgun sequence genome:
- the TMEM275 gene encoding transmembrane protein 275 — translation MPPPGEEPGTPARAPAVRAQGRLPGPPSPALFCACGLCVLLAGVNVTLVGAFASFVPGHNAPLILGPALLVLALGFFAACCVYSRRHGTAPRSRSTAAAGPCQGGGGGRVALEMESSERTAQDTTAVQLSPAASAASSGRSSPSPGPFALDAPAPAAVYAPHADGVRLDLPQERVAP, via the coding sequence ATGCCGCCCCCCGGAGAAGAACCAGGCACCCCGGCCCGGGCGCCCGCGGTCCGCGCTCAAGGCCGGCTGCCCGGCCCGCCGTCCCCGGCGCTGTTCTGCGCCTGCGGCCTGTGCGTGCTGCTGGCGGGCGTGAACGTGACGCTGGTGGGCGCCTTCGCCTCCTTCGTCCCGGGGCACAACGCGCCGCTCATCTTGGGGCCGGCGCTGCTCGTGCTGGCGCTCGGCTTCTTCGCGGCCTGCTGCGTGTATAGCCGCCGCCACGGGACCGCGCCCCGTTCGCGCTCGACGGCGGCCGCGGGTCCCTGCcagggcgggggcggcgggcgggTGGCGCTGGAGATGGAGAGCAGCGAGCGCACGGCGCAGGACACCACGGCCGTGCAGCTCAGCCCCGCCGCCTCGGCCGCGTCGTCCGGCCGCTcaagccccagccccggccccttCGCCCTGGACGCCCCCGCGCCCGCAGCCGTCTACGCGCCGCACGCCGACGGGGTCCGGCTCGACCTGCCCCAGGAGCGCGTCGCCCCCTAG
- the KNCN gene encoding kinocilin, with protein MDIPISSRDFRCLQLACVALGLVAGSIIIGVSVSKAAAAVGGIFIGAAALGSLRIHPQPGPDHGEGRSSANGNKEGARSSLSTVSRTLEKLKPGGRGAGEG; from the exons ATGGACATCCCCATCAGCAGCAGAGACTTCCGCTGCCTGCAGCTGGCCTGCGTGGCCCTCGGCCTGGTGGCCGGCAGCATCATCATTGGTGTCTCCGTGTCCAAAGCTGCAGCTGCCGTGGGTGGAATCTTTATTGGTGCCGCTGCTCTGG GGAGCCTGAGAATCCACCCCCAGCCAGGGCCAGACCACGGGGAAGGAAGATCCAGCGCCAATGGTAATAAAGAAG GAGCCCGCAGCAGCCTGTCCACCGTGAGCAGGACCCTGGAGAAGCTGAAGCCAGGGGgccggggggctggggagggctga